GGACCTCGTCGGCGATGCACAGCCCGCCGGCCTTCCTGATCTTCTCGTACGCCAACGGCAGGTACCCCGGCGAGAGCTCCACGATTCCACCGACACCCTGCGGTCACAAGCGAAGAACTTCAAAAATTAGCTTTTCTCACGTCATGTGCGTCCACTTGCGATTTTTCCACGAGGAGTAGTACGACTGGTACGTCGGTGTACCTGGATGGCTTCAGATATGAAGCCAGCGACCTGGCCGGTGGTGCCAAACTCGATGATCTCCTGCAAGTCTCGCACGTACTTCTCGGCGTCGGCGCCGAAGATGCCTCTGTAGGGGTCCGGGTTGACGGCGTGGTGCACCCCACTCTTCAGCAGCAAAGATCCGATGGTCAGAGAGCAGCTTAGATTTCAGAAAATTCGTTACTAACATGCATAATTACATGTGCATGGCGTTCGAGTACTGTACCTGAACAACGTTGAATTTCCAGTTCTTCTGCGCGGTGGCGCCCATGGTCCCGGACGCGTTGCCGTGGTAGGAGTTCCGGAGCGATATGATGTCGTGGGAGCCGGTGTACAGCTTCGCCATCAGGATGGCGAGCTCGTTCGCCTCCGTGCCGGAGTTGGTGAAGAAGACGACCTATATATGACAAGACAAACGCCAGCAAGAAATGAGCGGCATTGCAAGATTGCTGTAGCAGAACCGGGCAACCGGCACAAGAACCAGTGGACCAGTGGCGCGTGCCTTGAGATCGCCTGGCAGCTTGGAGGCCAGCGCCTCAGCGAAGTCGGCGATGGCGTGGTTCAGGTAGAGCACGGTGGAGTGCTGCAGGCGGCTGGCCTGCGCGGTTATCGCGTCGACGACGTCGGGGTGGCAGTGGCCACAGCACACGGTGGCAATGCCGGCGAACGCGTCCAAGTAGCGCCGGCCGCCCTCGTCGTACAAGTACTGCATCTTCCCTTCCACGATGTTCAGCTGCAATATCGATCGAACAACACAGCAAACCCATCACACCGTTTTTTACAGCTGCATAAATTAAAGAGCCGGCATGGAGACGGCAGATGGATGCGTGTTCGACGTACGGGCTTGGAATAGAAGTGGAACAGGGACGGGCTGAGGAACTCGGCGCGCTTCCGTGCGATATCGGCGGAGCTCGGTCCGTCGTAGGGCAGCGGCACGTGGTCGAACGCCGGCATTCTCGGCGCGGCCGCCGTCTTCTCGGCCGCCGCGGCGAGCCTGTTGAACCTCCTCACGACATTCCTAGCCCCCTGCTGCATCATCGCCACACGCACCTATCTATCtacaaaattcaagaaactattgattcctcctcctcctcctcctcaaatTACATCAACTAATTGCGCTTTAGATTTTGTTTCTTCGGGCGgcaggagaggagggggaggtgTGGGAGTAATCTggaggcggaggggaggggTTTATATGGTGGTGCAATGCCGATCGAGCTGCCAAAAAAGATTTGGAAAGCCAATATCTGCGTCCGTCCAATGGAATCGTTATGAAGATTTTGAACTTATCACAAATCTCATGTGCGAAATCGTTATGATTTGGGAAGAATAATCGACTTAGTTCAGAAACAGAAGGTGTTATAATTGGGTTATACACAACGCTCCAGCTGCTCCAATGAATCTGGACTCTCCTTTTTGGGTTAACAGCGCTGTGTATAACCCAATGCGCGGCTAGGATCGTGTTCGAGCAGAAAGAACACAAGGCGGTGCTCTAATTTTAACCAGCGTGCCTAATGATATCCCCGGGCACACCTGGTTCAATGCACCTGGACGGAGTTACTGTGAGCATGGAAGAGAAAAGTTGGCTATTTTTGAGTGACACAACCAATGGCTTTTGTTCCGGGGTCTCTTTGATGCATCTTGGTCGATGATGAATCCTAAAAAACCATTCGTTCAGTCTGATTGATTTGGACATACTTTCTGCTTTTGAGTAAATCTTGGGAAACCAAAACCTAAGTTTAATAATCGGGAAATCATAAGTTTTAGGCCTTATTTGTTTCAGTTTAGGATTATAATAAGCTAGCTTATTTATTCTGAGCTGAAATAAACAGTTAGATTATTTGTCCAGATTATTATAAGCTGAAGCTCATATTATAATAATCTCATAAACTATGAAAATAagtttatttcagcttatttTGATCTTTTACTATACTACATATCAAATTTAGAGGAAATTACTCACCAATGCCACTCCCTCCACCCTACACCCGAATCTCGCGCCCCATATTGAGGGTATTGCAGACTTTTGCTAATAATTCAGACTCCAATAATCTAGGTTGTCAAACAGCTCACAGTTTATTTCCCTTCAACTTATTATAATCCAACTTATTATAATCCACCATCTATAAGCTGCTTATTATAATCctgagctgaaacaaacaggaccttatAATCATAAAGTTTTATAAGATTGTACGTCAACCGAATCGGTTCGTGCCTCCATTTGTGTCAAACTGCGATTCACCATGGGGCTCCCCGTTATCATAGATCTGCTCCGCACGTTGAGCCGCCGTCAAATTGCGATTTGGTGACAGTCGGGTTCTATGACCTAGAAACTGTGGTTAGGTGTCATCGGCCAAGAAACATTTTCTCAAATTTACTCTTTGTTTTAGTTTGTTGCACTCGGTCCTTTCTGATGCATGGTAAAATCCTATCGCCTCTCCTTCACTGTGATATATGCTACTTTCATTAATGAGTTTGACTTCGTTCCTCATATCATCTGCTAGTTTATCCTTCGTGTACAAAAGAGATGCATATATCTGTTCATTTGCGCGTAAATGTACACAAAATAAACTcttattttgaagaaaaacatGTTTATACTCTCTATGTTTCTGTGTTTACTCATATATAGTCACTCGCTTTCCTTTTTCTGCGGAGCAACTCTGTATATGTAAGTCAGGTTGCGTCAATTAAGTGCTAATTATTGTCTATGTTAATTGTAGAGGATCGATGTCAGGATGTGGATGTGTTAATCACTATGTCTGGTGTATGCTAGGGAAAGAAGCCGAAAGGCATGCAATCGTGCACATCGACAGACCCGGCAGCGCTTCCCTTAAACAAAACAATGGATTGCAACCAGACAAAAATGGTTGATAGTGATCAGGGAACAAACTGAAATCATCACAATCAAGACAAATATGGTTTGGTTGTGATGAGACCGAAACACTGCTTAGCAGGGTGGGCATTCGGTTAATACAGGTATTCAAGTTCGATTTTCGgattaaaaaatttagtttttgAAAACTAGGAATAGATTTACCGTAAGAAATATGAAAACCGATCCTTTAAcctatttattttgatttagtTATTTCTGATTTTGGTTTTTTCAAGCCAAAATCTTCGAGGGGAGGAGCGGAGGGTTTGTCATGGAAGTGAGGAGCGGGAGAACAGGGACTACGTGAGTGGGGCAATGCGCTGCGATGGCTGTGAAGTGGAATGGGTTAGATGGATTAGGGTATAGTTATTGCCTTTGGCTTATTGGGTTGGAACTAAGTGGTGTTTTCTATGGTGTATAAATCAATTCGATTTTTTAGGTTTGTTTGAttattacaataaaaaaatgaattacGAACCGAAAATCGGTTAGTATCGTTTTAGAAACAGAACAAAAAAACTATAAACTGAACACATTGCAAAAATGTGTTATTTCAGTTTGGGTTCggttttttttgtttggttttctgATTATTTGCCCACTCCTCCCTAGCACATTAATCAAAAGATCATAATTCATTTATGTATACTAATGATGTAATGATTCTCTTTTTATTCTATGCATAATATTATTATGCAATGCAATTGTATGCATCATTTGAGGATTCTCTGGATCATATGAACAGATTTGGACCTCCTATATGTACTTTTATTTGGCCttgagaaaaaaatgcaaagcacaattatttttgaaaaaattatgcAAAACACATTTGATCCTCTGCAtccattttctctttttaagaTTATAAGCATATCCTCTGCATGATCAAGCCTTATTTTGCTTCTTAATTTTTGGACATTTATTTGCTCGGTTTTTGGATTATTTGCCCACTCCTACCAAGCACATTAATCAAAAGATCATAATTCATTTATGTATACTAATGATGTAATGATTCTCTTTTTATTATATGCATAATATTATTATGCAATGCAATTGTATGCATCATTTGAGGATTCTCTGGATCATATGAACAGATTTGGACCTCCTGTATGTACTTTATTTGgccttgagaaaaaaaatacaaagcacaattatttttaaaaagtgTATGCAAAACACATTTGATCCTCTGCAtccattttctctttttaagaTTATAAGCGTATCCTCTGCATGATCAAGCCTTATTTTGCTTCTTAATTTTTGGACATTTATTTGTTCGGTTTTCAGATTATGTGCCCACTCCTACCTAGCACATTAATCAAAAGATCATAATTCATTTATGTATACTAATGATATAATGATTATCTTTTTATTCTGTGCATAATATTATTATGCAATGCAACTATATGCGTCATTTTAGGAAACTCTGGATCATATGAACAGATTTGGACCTCCTGTATGTACTTTATTTGgccttgagaaaaaaaaaatgcaaaatacaattatttttaaaaagtttacGCAAAACACATTTGATCCTTTACAtctattttctctctttaagATCAAGCGTATCCTCTGCAAGATCAATCCTTCTTTTGCTTCTTAATTTTTGGACACTTTATTGTTCATTGGCCAACGCAATGTCTCTCTTCTGAAAACAAATGTTGCAAGCAACTAGGTTGACAGCATTATTGGTTCAGTGGTGGTGCATTATTGGCTCAGGTGTCAGGACTAGTGTGTGCATGCTTCCTAGTTGGATCCGCAACGGAGTCCCTATCTGATGACAGAGTGGTTGGTTAGCATTCTTTGTTTAAATTTTcattggagatagagatattTGATCATGTAAACAACCCCAATGCTTGCTCACACATCACTAACCTCTCCTAACTGGTCACTTTCCATCATGCTACGTTATGTGGCACAACACTAAGTGGCCAACACGGCAGCTTTTAATTTACCTAAAATTTTTGGGTCATACCAACACGCAAATCAACTCTGTAAACCAAGCCCAAAAGAATATCCATCAGCTTACTTCCGAGATATGGGCGTGCTCAGAACACACCAATTTCATCTAAGTCGGTTTAATTCTTACGGGATTCGGAGAAAATTCTCGTGTTCCTAACAGAGCTAGTTTAAGGGTAAGGGTGCCATATTTTCCTAAAATTAACAAACATCTGATACAAGGCTTCGTGTAGAAGCCAACAATTTTGTAAGTAGCAAGTACACTATTTCCTGAAAGTTGTCCACGTTAACTCACCTTATGGTAAATATGCATTTCCTGCACATCACAATAACGTAGACGGTAGACAAATATTACTAGTGGCAGCCTTGAAGATGGAACCAGTAAGCTACCTATAAGCTAGCCATATCACCTAATAAAGCTACTAGGTTGACGTCAGTGCCACCGGCATCGATCTGGATGAGAGAGCATCAGAGCAAAACGGGCAGCATTACTTTTTTTCTTGTGGAGGATGTAGATATGTACGTGTCTACTGTCTAGTCGtctttcctttctcttctccTGACGCTCCACTTGAGCTAGGTTAGTTGCAGGAGTGTGATCGAGGGCGCTGCAATGGGATGGATATTCGAGGTTGGTTGTGCCCAGTGGCGGATCTTTAAGGGAAGCCTGGCGAGCGCCCATGGGAGCCTCTCTATAAATGTTTACCATGCTGTATAGAGTCAAAGACTGCTGGACGCCCTGAGGATGAGAAAAAATATCAGTCCGCGGCGGCTAGATCAAGATGAGTCTTCCTACCAATTTGTTCAGGATTTGCCTCTGCTTGTGCCATCCATGGCGCCACCACGTACACAATTAACCGAGAGACAATTACCTGGATGCCATCAAAAGTTATCAAAATTTTTAACCTGTCATAAAAAAGTTATTGTCCCTAATGTGATattatttcaattttttctttccttATATACCACTGTCATCATAACGTGTCAGTATCAATGGCACATAAGAGATGAAATAAACTAAATTTCTCTTTTTATATATGTCACTATCATCAATTCTGTTGTGACAACTATATGTGACACAGGAGAGGAAAATTTTAAGTACTAAGTATGTGAGgacaataattttttatggtAAATCAAGGATTTTGAAGTTTTTTAATGGCATGCAAGGAATTAAGTGCGACGGGATTAGTGGTCCGTCGATGGTGACAAGGGTGAGTTTTAGCGTCTTGATCTCGCTGTCAGCCGTAGGTGATTAGTTCTTTTTCCTCGTAGGCCATGGCAAGGACACACTAAGTATTATCACTCTCTCCTCCAAGAAAACGATGTGCTTATACCAGTGGCGGATCAGTAGGTCCTCGGATGTGTCTAGGCACaccttaaaaaattaaaattagttTAGATATAGGCATagtttaaagaaaaaaaatcagtaaacATTGCAATCTATACGGTATAAAATTTAAGTTGTTTCTCGTGTTACTTTTTCATTACTCTcctcttatctaataaaaatccctaaaatttaaataatttatctacttttATCATCTACTCTCGTCCTCCAATCTCCCCGTCTCGTTACCAGCTACATATATAGAactcattttactaatgaaaataattgaaaaaaattaggagagaaaTTAATAGATAATCCCCTCCACCTTTTTCAGATCCCatatgaaatcaaactacgacatcACTCCTAACGTATTCGTTCGGCAGTGCTCCCATGACACATCTATATTTTCATACTTTGAGTTTGTATTTGATATTATCACAtccaatatttatgtttttgttgtAACATACGGGCATTTAGCTAGTTTATATTCATGTAAGACCATATGCTACTATTATTTGAACAAGTTGTATTGCAATTTGGTTAATTTCAACCTTAATTTCGTTAAACTTGTGATGCGGTGTATATGTTGTACTAGAAATTACAATTGTATGTAGTCGGTGTGAAATGGAGACACTATTACTACTATAGAACATGTCACCAGTGgtggttcaaaatcgtcatcagtagAGAGTATTGAACCGTCACTGATTgttcggcactgatagtcactgatcTAACTAGCAGTGTTGcccttttccaaaaaaaaaagataataacTACACGCCCACCCTAAGCCGCTCCTCTGATCTGCCTTGAACCGCTCCCATCAGCTGTCGCTCGCTATCGTCCGTCGCTCAAGCCACGACAGGATCCAGCGCCCTCCATCGCGGTTGGGACCTGCTCGACGTCGTGCTCCCCAAGGCCCTCCTCCGGACCCTCTTCCACGCCGAGATCCCGTCGTGGTCATCGTGGTCGTTGCACAGTGACGAGATCCCGCAGCGGGGGACAAGATCCACATCGAGATCTCACGGCGGTCGCAGGCCCAGTAGATCCTACTGCGGCTAGCCTTCTCCAGAAGGTGCAACAAAGGGGATCTGACCGTGCCGCCCCGCCTTAATGGTGGTCGCGTTGCACTGCTCTGCCTTGGCGGTGGCCACACAATGGATCAGCCCGCCCTACCTTGCCTCGTCGGTGGCCATGCCCTGCTCCGGTGAGCCATGGCCGCACGCGGGTTTGGGGGGAGGGGGCTGGAGGGAGGGAGAAGCGACGTGAGATGAGAGAGA
The nucleotide sequence above comes from Phragmites australis chromosome 4, lpPhrAust1.1, whole genome shotgun sequence. Encoded proteins:
- the LOC133916141 gene encoding alanine--glyoxylate aminotransferase 2 homolog 3, mitochondrial-like isoform X2, which translates into the protein MMQQGARNVVRRFNRLAAAAEKTAAAPRMPAFDHVPLPYDGPSSADIARKRAEFLSPSLFHFYSKPLNIVEGKMQYLYDEGGRRYLDAFAGIATVCCGHCHPDVVDAITAQASRLQHSTVLYLNHAIADFAEALASKLPGDLKVVFFTNSGTEANELAILMAKLYTGSHDIISLRNSYHGNASGTMGATAQKNWKFNVVQSGVHHAVNPDPYRGIFGADAEKYVRDLQEIIEFGTTGQVAGFISEAIQGVGGIVELSPGYLPLAYEKIRKAGGLCIADEVQAGFARVGSHFWGFETHGVVPDIVTMAKGIGNGIPLGAVVTTPEIAQVLTRRCYFNTFGGNPFCTAGGLAVLKVLEKERLQENAFVVGSYLKDRLRGLQEKHEIIGDVRGTGFMLGVELVTDRQLKTPAKDEICHAMEHMKEMGVLVGKGGFYGNVFRITPPLCFTKEDADFFVEVMDIALSKL
- the LOC133916141 gene encoding alanine--glyoxylate aminotransferase 2 homolog 3, mitochondrial-like isoform X1; its protein translation is MMQQGARNVVRRFNRLAAAAEKTAAAPRMPAFDHVPLPYDGPSSADIARKRAEFLSPSLFHFYSKPLNIVEGKMQYLYDEGGRRYLDAFAGIATVCCGHCHPDVVDAITAQASRLQHSTVLYLNHAIADFAEALASKLPGDLKVVFFTNSGTEANELAILMAKLYTGSHDIISLRNSYHGNASGTMGATAQKNWKFNVVQSGVHHAVNPDPYRGIFGADAEKYVRDLQEIIEFGTTGQVAGFISEAIQGVGGIVELSPGYLPLAYEKIRKAGGLCIADEVQAGFARVGSHFWGFETHGVVPDIVTMAKGIGNGIPLGAVVTTPEIAQVLTRRCYFNTFGGNPFCTAGGLAVLKVLEKERLQENAFVVGSYLKDRLRGLQEKHETVIGDVRGTGFMLGVELVTDRQLKTPAKDEICHAMEHMKEMGVLVGKGGFYGNVFRITPPLCFTKEDADFFVEVMDIALSKL